Proteins encoded in a region of the Oncorhynchus gorbuscha isolate QuinsamMale2020 ecotype Even-year linkage group LG16, OgorEven_v1.0, whole genome shotgun sequence genome:
- the LOC124000414 gene encoding DNA replication licensing factor mcm5-like yields the protein MSGFDDPGVYYSDSFGGGDGLGDEGGVKRSQIKKRFREFLRQFRVGTDRTGFTYKYRDDLKRHYTLGEYWVEVEIEDLASFDEDLSDCLHKLPTENLPLLEEAAQEVADEVTRPRPLGEETVQEIQVMLKSDAHPASIRNLKSEQVSRLVKVPGIVISATAVRAKATRVCLQCRGCRSVISNISLPPGLQGYALPRKCNTEQAGRVRCPIDPYFIIPDRCVCVDFQTLRLQESPDAVPHGEMPRHLQLYCDRYLCDRVVPGNRVTIMGIYSIKKVAQAKGKGRDKSAGVGIRSSYLRVVGIQQDTEGAGRGATGSVSPQEEEELRALASSPDVYGSLARSLAPSIYGSDDLKKAIACLLFGGSRKRLPDGLTRRGDINLLMLGDPGTAKSQLLKFVERCSPIGVYTSGKGSSAAGLTASVLRDPVTRGFIMEGGAMVLADGGVVCIDEFDKMREDDRVAIHEAMEQQTISIAKAGITTTLNSRCSVLAAANSVFGRWDDTKGEDNIDFMPTILSRFDMIFIIKDIHDHQRDMTLARHVMNVHLSAHTQTEGVEGEITLATLKKYIAYARTKCGPRLSAAAAEKLKNRYVVMRSGAREHERESDRRASIPITVRQLEAVVRISESLAKMKLQAVAGEEEVDEALRLFQVSTLDAALSGSLSGVEGFTTQEDQEMISRVEKQLKRRFAIGSQVSEHSIVQDFTKQKYPEQAIYKVLHLMMRRGELQHRMQRKVLYRVK from the exons ATGTCTGGTTTCGACGACCCGGGAGTTTATTACAGTGACAGCTTCGGTGGTGGAGATGGACTAGGGGATGAAGGTGGAGTTAAACGGAGCCAGATCAAGAAACGATTCCGTGAATTTCTTCGGCAGTTCAGAGTTGGGACCGATCGCACCGGTTTCACCTATAAATACAG AGATGACCTTAAGAGACACTACACCCTGGGGGAGTACTGGGTGGAGGTGGAGATCGAAGACCTGGCCAGCTTTGACGAGGACCTGTCAGACTGCCTGCACAAGCTGCCCACTGAGAACCTGCCGCTG CTGGAGGAGGCTGCTCAGGAGGTGGCTGACGAGGTGACCCGTCCCAGGcccctgggagaggagacagtgcAGGAAATCCAGGTCATGCTGAAGAGTGACGCCCATCCTGCCTCCATCCGCAACCTCAAG TCGGAGCAGGTGTCCAGGCTGGTGAAGGTCCCTGGGATCGTCATCTCTGCCACGGCTGTGAGGGCCAAGGCCACCAGAGTGTGTTTGCAGTGTCGTGGCTGTCGCTCTGTCATCAGTAACATCTCCCTGCCCCCAGGCCTGCAGGGCTACGCTCTTCCCCGAAAGTGCAACAC tgagcaggcaggcagggtgaGGTGTCCTATAGATCCCTACTTCATAATTCCAGACCGTTGTGTCTGTGTGGACTTCCAGACCCTCCGTTTGCAGGAGTCTCCAGATGCTGTGCCACATGGAGAGATGCCCCGCCACCTGCAGCTCTACtgtgacag GTACCTGTGTGACCGTGTGGTCCCTGGGAACAGAGTGACCATCATGGGGATCTACTCAATCAAGAAGGTGGCCCAAGCTAAGGGCAAGGGCAGAGATAAAAGTGCAGGCGTGGGCATCCGCTCCTCCTACCTCCGTGTGGTGGGCATTCAGCAGGACACAGAGGGAGCAG GTCGTGGGGCCACGGGGTCAGTCTCCccacaggaagaagaggagcTGAGAGCGTTGGCCTCCTCCCCCGACGTCTACGGCTCTCTCGCCCGTTCCCTCGCTCCTTCCATCTACGGCAGTGATGACCTGAAAAAGGCCATTGCCTGCCTGCTGTTCGGCGGCTCCAGGAAGAG GCTGCCTGACGGGCTGACCCGTAGAGGAGACATCAACTTGCTAATGCTGGGAGACCCTGGTACTGCTAAGTCTCAGCTGCTCAAGTTTGTGGAGAGGTGCTCTCCCATTGGG gtGTATACCTCAGGTAAAGGCAGCAGTGCTGCTGGTCTGACGGCCTCTGTCCTGAGGGACCCCGTCACCCGTGGCTTCATCATGGAGGGAGGAGCCATGGTGCTGGCTGACGGTGGGGTGGTGTGCATCGATGAGTTTGACAAG aTGAGAGAGGATGACCGAGTAGCCATCCATGAAGCCATGGAGCAACAGACCATCTCCATTGCCAAGGCTGGCATCACCACCACCCTGAACTCCCGCTGCTCGGTGCTGGCCGCTGCTAACTCTGTGTTTGGCCGTTGGGACGACACCAAGGGAGAGGACAACATCGACTTCATGCCTACCATCTTGTCCCGTTTTGACATGATCTTTATCATCAAGGACATCCACGACCAtcagagagacatg ACTCTGGCCCGCCACGTGATGAACGTCCATCTCAGTGCTCATACTCAGACTGAGGGTGTGGAGGGAGAGATCACACTGGCCACACTGAAGAAGTACATTGCCTATGCCAGAAC GAAATGTGGCCCACGTCTGTCTGCGGCTGCAGCTGAAAAGCTGAAGAACAGATACGTGGTGATGAGGAGTGGAgcgagggaacatgagagggagagtgacaggaGAGCCTCCATCCCCATCACTGTCCG GCAGCTGGAGGCGGTGGTGCGCATCTCTGAGtccctggccaagatgaagctgCAGGCCgtggctggagaggaggaggtggacgaGGCCCTGCGGCTCTTCCAGGTGTCCACACTGGACGCTGCGCTGTCTGGGAGCCTCTCGGGTGTGGAGGGCTTCACCACTCAGGAGGACCAGGAGATGATTTCCCGTGTTGAGAAGCAGCTGAAGAGACGCTTTGCCATTGGCTCCCAGGTGTCCGAGCACAGCATCGTCCAGGACTTCACCAAGCAG AAGTATCCAGAGCAGGCCATCTACAAGGTCCTTCACCTGATGATGAGGAGGGGAGAGCTGCAGCACCGCATGCAGAGGAAGGTGCTCTACAGAGTCAAGTAG